The following is a genomic window from Caproiciproducens sp. CPB-2.
TCATCCAGAGGATTTTTCCACCCGTGTATCCCGTCAGCATTTGGTTATTGGTCGCCGCCAGAAGCGCGTCCGGCCCCCCGGCCAGTTTGGTGATTTCTTCGCACTGTGCGCCGGTCCTCTGGTCATTCCAGAGAATTGCCCGCCGTACTACGCGGTTTTTATGATCCAGCGCCACCATCCCGTGCATCTGACCCGACAGGCCCACAGCAGCGACTGTTTTTCCTTTCAGAAGCGGCGCGGCTTTCCGGAGTCCGGACACCACGCCTTTCCACCAGTCCTCGGGGTCCTGTTCGGACCACCCTTCCTGCGGTGCATAACAGGGATATTCCTCCACGACGGAGCCCAGAATGGTTCCGCATTCGTCCAGCGCGAGAATTTTGCACCCGGAAGTCCCAACGTCTATCCCGAGCATACATTTTCCATCCATCTGATTCCCTCCGTTCCGCCGTCACAGCGTAATATTCCGGCCCTTTAGACCGGGGAAGGCTTCGTCCGCCTGCAGACCGGATTCCGGATGCGCGATCAGCCACTTATTCCGCGCGAACAGCAGTCTATCTTCGCCCGCCGTTTCCGGTTTTGCCTGAAGCGGAAGATTGGTCCCCCGCGGCAGGACGATCGCGTCGCGGAACCCCTCCGCCGACGCATTGCAGGGAGCGAAATGCAGGGTAGTGGCATACAGCTCCACCACCGTCCCGGCGGGAACCTTAAACGCTTCGACAAGAGCGGTATCGTATTCAAAGGTCAGGGCGTCGACATCCTGCAATAAACCCAGCAGCAAAATCAGATCTGTTCCCACAATGTTGATTTCGGAGCTGCGGTGGTATTCCAGGGCATTGAGCCGGTCATTGCTGCCGTTGCAATAGCCGAGCTCGATTTCCATACCGCCGAATTCCCGGTCCCGCAGCGCCCGGAATATTTCCAGCTTTTCAAGCTCCGGATCGGAAGCCGCGTAAATCGTGGAATCGGGCGGTTTCGGCGTTTCCGCCAACTTTTTCAGAAGCTGGGCGCAATCGAATCCAGTCACAATTCTTCCGTATTTCTGAAATGCTTTTTCCCGGACCGATTGAACCGCAATTGTCTCACTCATCGTCTTCACTATCCTTAGAAAAATTTTAAAGGTGCTTCTTACGTAAATATCTTTTTAAAAAGAGTCATGGTATACTCGGAATGTTTTTGCAAATAAAAAATGAAGAGCAGGTAAATTTATGTTGAGAACAGCTTTCCTATGTGCAAAATAACGGATACCGCGGCCATGATTTTGACCGGCAGGCTGCCGCCGGGTGGCTTTCACGGGTTAACGCCCGAACAGCGGCCCGAAACGCCCATATGAGAACTAAAATTAAAAACTTAAAGAAAACTTGTAAAAATATCGGTCCGGATATGGAATCCGGAATTGATTCGTGTTATGATTTTCATAAAAATAGAAATCTTAAAGGGTGTATTGGATTGAATAATCTTCAGGTAAGAGATGCAAATAAAAACAGAATCATCAACTTTCTTTACTCCAACAACGGAGCAACCAAACAAAATATTGCGGAAACTCTGGGGCTGAGTATGCCCACGGTTTCCCTTATTTTAAAAGACCTCGAAAGGCGCGGTCTGGTAACGAAGTCCGGAACGCTGGAATCTTCCGGGGGAAGAAAGCCGTTCGTCAACTCATTGGCGTATGGCGCCAGACTTTCCTGCGGAATAGAGGTAACCCAGAACCATATCCGCTTTGTAATGATCGATCTTGGGGAAAATGTCCTTTTCTATAAAAAAATCCGCGAAACGTTTCAAAACGACGATGCTTATTTTAAAACTCTGGCCGATAATTTAGAGCTTTTCCTGCAGGAAGACCATGTGGACTGCGGCAAGCTTCTGGGAATCGGCATTGCGGTCCCCGGACTGATGAACCCGAAATCCGACATTTTGGAATACAGCCCGACGCTGCGTGTAAAAGACCTTCCGATCGACCGCCTGAAAAAGTATATCCCATACCCCGTTATGGTCAACAATGAAGCAAGTCTGGCCGGCCTTGCAGAAATCTGGAAAATGGATGGAACGGAAAGCGCCGTCTTTCTTTCCGTCAACAAAGGGGTCGGCGGAGCAATTATCATTGACAACAAGCTTTACGGCGGCGTAAACGGGCATTCCGGAGAATTCGGCCACATGACGATCGTTCAGGACGGCCTCGTTTGTTCCTGCGGAAAAAAGGGATGTCTGGAAGCATACTGTTCCACAAAGGTTTTAACGGAGCCGAATTTTGAAGATGTCGACGATTTCTTCGCGGCGCTTGAGATGGGCAACCAATATTGCAGGCAGAAATGGGAAATCTATCTGGATTACCTCGCTACGGGAATCAATAATATCCGGACGATCTTCGACTCCGATATTATTATCGGTGGTGAAATTGACCGGTACCTCGAAAAA
Proteins encoded in this region:
- a CDS encoding ROK family transcriptional regulator is translated as MNNLQVRDANKNRIINFLYSNNGATKQNIAETLGLSMPTVSLILKDLERRGLVTKSGTLESSGGRKPFVNSLAYGARLSCGIEVTQNHIRFVMIDLGENVLFYKKIRETFQNDDAYFKTLADNLELFLQEDHVDCGKLLGIGIAVPGLMNPKSDILEYSPTLRVKDLPIDRLKKYIPYPVMVNNEASLAGLAEIWKMDGTESAVFLSVNKGVGGAIIIDNKLYGGVNGHSGEFGHMTIVQDGLVCSCGKKGCLEAYCSTKVLTEPNFEDVDDFFAALEMGNQYCRQKWEIYLDYLATGINNIRTIFDSDIIIGGEIDRYLEKHSDLLFKKLLPLNSFGTSPDYLHFSRFNDKASAIGAALLQIDSFLND
- a CDS encoding DUF4867 family protein encodes the protein MAVQSVREKAFQKYGRIVTGFDCAQLLKKLAETPKPPDSTIYAASDPELEKLEIFRALRDREFGGMEIELGYCNGSNDRLNALEYHRSSEINIVGTDLILLLGLLQDVDALTFEYDTALVEAFKVPAGTVVELYATTLHFAPCNASAEGFRDAIVLPRGTNLPLQAKPETAGEDRLLFARNKWLIAHPESGLQADEAFPGLKGRNITL